In Lemur catta isolate mLemCat1 chromosome 18, mLemCat1.pri, whole genome shotgun sequence, a genomic segment contains:
- the PTH1R gene encoding parathyroid hormone/parathyroid hormone-related peptide receptor isoform X1 gives MGATRIAPGLALLLCCPVLSSAYALVDADDVMTKEEQILLLHRAQAQCEKRLKEVLWRPADIMESDKGWTSASTSGKPRKEKASGKLYPEDKEAPTGSRHRGRPCLPEWDHILCWPLGAPGEVVAVPCPDYIYDFNHKGHAYRRCDQNGSWELVPGHNRTWANYSECVKFLTNETREREVFDRLGMIYTVGYSVSLASLTVAVLVLAYFRRLHCTRNYIHMHLFLSFMLRAVSIFVKDAVLYSGATLDEAERLTEEELRAIAQAPPPPVAAAGYAGCRVAVTFFLYFLATNYYWILVEGLYLHSLIFMAFFSEKKYLWGFTVFGWGLPAVFVAVWVGVRATLANTGCWDLSSGNKKWIIQVPILASIVLNFILFSNIVRVLATKLRETNAGRCDTRQQYRKLLKSTLVLMPLFGVHYIVFMATPYTEVSGTLWQVQMHYEMLFNSFQGFFVAIIYCFCNGEVQAEIKKSWSRWTLALDFKRKARSGSSSYSYGPMVSHTSVTNVGPRAGLGLPLSPRLLPAATTNGHPQLPGHSKPGAPAMETLKTTPPAMAAPKDDGFLNGSCSGLDEEASGPERPPALLQEEWETVM, from the exons ATGGGGGCCACCCGGATCGCACCCGGCCTGGCGctcctgctctgttgccccgtGCTCAGCTCCGCATACGCGCTG GTGGATGCAGATGATGTCATGACCAAAGAGGAACAGATCCTACTGCTGCACCGTGCCCAGGCCCAGTGTGAGAAGCGGCTCAAGGAAGTCCTGTGGAGGCCAG CTGACATAATGGAATCGGACAAGGGATGGACATCTGCATCCACATCAGGGAAGCCCAGGAAAGAGAAGGCATCTGGGAAGCTCTACCCTGAGGACAAGGAGGCGCCCACTGGCAGCAGGCACCGAG GGCGCCCCTGCCTGCCTGAATGGGACCACATCCTATGCTGGCCGCTGGGGGCACCAGGTGAGGTAGTAGCTGTGCCCTGTCCCGACTACATTTATGACTTCAATCACAAAG GTCATGCCTATCGACGCTGTGACCAAAATGGCAGCTGGGAACTGGTGCCAGGGCACAACCGGACATGGGCCAACTACAGCGAGTGTGTCAAATTCCTGACCAATGAGACACGTGAACGG GAGGTGTTTGACCGCCTGGGCATGATCTACACCGTGGGCTACTCCGTGTCGCTGGCCTCCCTCACCGTGGCTGTCCTCGTCCTGGCCTACTTCAG GCGGCTGCACTGCACACGCAACTACATCCACATGCACCTGTTCCTGTCCTTCATGCTGCGCGCTGTGAGCATCTTCGTCAAGGACGCGGTGCTCTACTCCGGCGCCACGCTCGATGAGGCCGAGCGCCTCACGGAGGAGGAGCTGCGCGCCATCGCCCAGGCGCCCCCGCCGCCCGTCGCCGCCGCCGGCTAC GCGGGCTGCCGGGTAGCAGTGACCTTCTTCCTTTACTTCCTGGCCACCAACTACTACTGGATACTGGTGGAGGGGCTGTACCTGCACAGCCTCATCTTCATGGCCTTCTTCTCAGAGAAGAAGTACCTGTGGGGCTTCACGGTCTTCGGCTGGG GTTTGCCTGCTGTCTTCGTGGCCGTATGGGTCGGTGTCAGGGCTACCCTGGCCAACACGGG GTGCTGGGACTTGAGCTCTGGGAACAAGAAGTGGATCATCCAGGTGCCCATCCTGGCCTCCATTGTG CTCAACTTCATCCTCTTCAGCAACATCGTCCGAGTGCTGGCCACCAAGCTGCGGGAGACCAACGCCGGCCGGTGTGACACGCGGCAGCAGTACCG GAAGCTGCTGAAATCCACGCTGGTGCTCATGCCGCTCTTTGGCGTCCACTACATCGTCTTCATGGCCACGCCGTACACCGAGGTCTCAGGGACGCTCTGGCAAGTCCAGATGCACTATGAGATGCTCTTCAACTCCTTCCAG GGCTTTTTTGTCGCCATCATATACTGTTTCTGCAATGGCGAG GTACAGGCCGAGATTAAGAAATCTTGGAGTCGCTGGACACTGGCACTGGACTTCAAGCGCAAGGCACGCAGTGGGAGCAGCAGCTACAGCTACGGCCCGATGGTGTCTCACACAAGTGTGACCAATGTAGGCCCCCGTGCAGGACTCGGCCTGCCCCTCAGCCCTCGCCTGCTACCTGCTGCCACCACCAACGGCCACCCCCAGCTGCCTGGCCATTCCAAGCCGGGGGCCCCAGCCATGGAGACCCTCAAGACCACACCCCCTGCCATGGCTGCTCCCAAGGATGATGGGTTCCTCAACGGCTCCTGCTCAGGCCTGGATGAGGAGGCCTCTGGGCCTGAGCGGCCACCTGCCCTGCTACAGGAAGAGTGGGAGACGGTCATGTGA
- the PTH1R gene encoding parathyroid hormone/parathyroid hormone-related peptide receptor isoform X3, with amino-acid sequence MGATRIAPGLALLLCCPVLSSAYALVDADDVMTKEEQILLLHRAQAQCEKRLKEVLWRPADIMESDKGWTSASTSGKPRKEKASGKLYPEDKEAPTGSRHRGRPCLPEWDHILCWPLGAPGEVVAVPCPDYIYDFNHKGHAYRRCDQNGSWELVPGHNRTWANYSECVKFLTNETREREVFDRLGMIYTVGYSVSLASLTVAVLVLAYFRRLHCTRNYIHMHLFLSFMLRAVSIFVKDAVLYSGATLDEAERLTEEELRAIAQAPPPPVAAAGYAGCRVAVTFFLYFLATNYYWILVEGLYLHSLIFMAFFSEKKYLWGFTVFGWGLPAVFVAVWVGVRATLANTGCWDLSSGNKKWIIQVPILASIVLNFILFSNIVRVLATKLRETNAGRCDTRQQYRKLLKSTLVLMPLFGVHYIVFMATPYTEVSGTLWQVQMHYEMLFNSFQGFFVAIIYCFCNGEKIPEDILKAERSLSR; translated from the exons ATGGGGGCCACCCGGATCGCACCCGGCCTGGCGctcctgctctgttgccccgtGCTCAGCTCCGCATACGCGCTG GTGGATGCAGATGATGTCATGACCAAAGAGGAACAGATCCTACTGCTGCACCGTGCCCAGGCCCAGTGTGAGAAGCGGCTCAAGGAAGTCCTGTGGAGGCCAG CTGACATAATGGAATCGGACAAGGGATGGACATCTGCATCCACATCAGGGAAGCCCAGGAAAGAGAAGGCATCTGGGAAGCTCTACCCTGAGGACAAGGAGGCGCCCACTGGCAGCAGGCACCGAG GGCGCCCCTGCCTGCCTGAATGGGACCACATCCTATGCTGGCCGCTGGGGGCACCAGGTGAGGTAGTAGCTGTGCCCTGTCCCGACTACATTTATGACTTCAATCACAAAG GTCATGCCTATCGACGCTGTGACCAAAATGGCAGCTGGGAACTGGTGCCAGGGCACAACCGGACATGGGCCAACTACAGCGAGTGTGTCAAATTCCTGACCAATGAGACACGTGAACGG GAGGTGTTTGACCGCCTGGGCATGATCTACACCGTGGGCTACTCCGTGTCGCTGGCCTCCCTCACCGTGGCTGTCCTCGTCCTGGCCTACTTCAG GCGGCTGCACTGCACACGCAACTACATCCACATGCACCTGTTCCTGTCCTTCATGCTGCGCGCTGTGAGCATCTTCGTCAAGGACGCGGTGCTCTACTCCGGCGCCACGCTCGATGAGGCCGAGCGCCTCACGGAGGAGGAGCTGCGCGCCATCGCCCAGGCGCCCCCGCCGCCCGTCGCCGCCGCCGGCTAC GCGGGCTGCCGGGTAGCAGTGACCTTCTTCCTTTACTTCCTGGCCACCAACTACTACTGGATACTGGTGGAGGGGCTGTACCTGCACAGCCTCATCTTCATGGCCTTCTTCTCAGAGAAGAAGTACCTGTGGGGCTTCACGGTCTTCGGCTGGG GTTTGCCTGCTGTCTTCGTGGCCGTATGGGTCGGTGTCAGGGCTACCCTGGCCAACACGGG GTGCTGGGACTTGAGCTCTGGGAACAAGAAGTGGATCATCCAGGTGCCCATCCTGGCCTCCATTGTG CTCAACTTCATCCTCTTCAGCAACATCGTCCGAGTGCTGGCCACCAAGCTGCGGGAGACCAACGCCGGCCGGTGTGACACGCGGCAGCAGTACCG GAAGCTGCTGAAATCCACGCTGGTGCTCATGCCGCTCTTTGGCGTCCACTACATCGTCTTCATGGCCACGCCGTACACCGAGGTCTCAGGGACGCTCTGGCAAGTCCAGATGCACTATGAGATGCTCTTCAACTCCTTCCAG GGCTTTTTTGTCGCCATCATATACTGTTTCTGCAATGGCGAG AAAATCCCTGAGGACATTCTGAAGGCAGAGAGAAGTCTTTCCAGATGA
- the PTH1R gene encoding parathyroid hormone/parathyroid hormone-related peptide receptor isoform X2 produces the protein MTKEEQILLLHRAQAQCEKRLKEVLWRPADIMESDKGWTSASTSGKPRKEKASGKLYPEDKEAPTGSRHRGRPCLPEWDHILCWPLGAPGEVVAVPCPDYIYDFNHKGHAYRRCDQNGSWELVPGHNRTWANYSECVKFLTNETREREVFDRLGMIYTVGYSVSLASLTVAVLVLAYFRRLHCTRNYIHMHLFLSFMLRAVSIFVKDAVLYSGATLDEAERLTEEELRAIAQAPPPPVAAAGYAGCRVAVTFFLYFLATNYYWILVEGLYLHSLIFMAFFSEKKYLWGFTVFGWGLPAVFVAVWVGVRATLANTGCWDLSSGNKKWIIQVPILASIVLNFILFSNIVRVLATKLRETNAGRCDTRQQYRKLLKSTLVLMPLFGVHYIVFMATPYTEVSGTLWQVQMHYEMLFNSFQGFFVAIIYCFCNGEVQAEIKKSWSRWTLALDFKRKARSGSSSYSYGPMVSHTSVTNVGPRAGLGLPLSPRLLPAATTNGHPQLPGHSKPGAPAMETLKTTPPAMAAPKDDGFLNGSCSGLDEEASGPERPPALLQEEWETVM, from the exons ATGACCAAAGAGGAACAGATCCTACTGCTGCACCGTGCCCAGGCCCAGTGTGAGAAGCGGCTCAAGGAAGTCCTGTGGAGGCCAG CTGACATAATGGAATCGGACAAGGGATGGACATCTGCATCCACATCAGGGAAGCCCAGGAAAGAGAAGGCATCTGGGAAGCTCTACCCTGAGGACAAGGAGGCGCCCACTGGCAGCAGGCACCGAG GGCGCCCCTGCCTGCCTGAATGGGACCACATCCTATGCTGGCCGCTGGGGGCACCAGGTGAGGTAGTAGCTGTGCCCTGTCCCGACTACATTTATGACTTCAATCACAAAG GTCATGCCTATCGACGCTGTGACCAAAATGGCAGCTGGGAACTGGTGCCAGGGCACAACCGGACATGGGCCAACTACAGCGAGTGTGTCAAATTCCTGACCAATGAGACACGTGAACGG GAGGTGTTTGACCGCCTGGGCATGATCTACACCGTGGGCTACTCCGTGTCGCTGGCCTCCCTCACCGTGGCTGTCCTCGTCCTGGCCTACTTCAG GCGGCTGCACTGCACACGCAACTACATCCACATGCACCTGTTCCTGTCCTTCATGCTGCGCGCTGTGAGCATCTTCGTCAAGGACGCGGTGCTCTACTCCGGCGCCACGCTCGATGAGGCCGAGCGCCTCACGGAGGAGGAGCTGCGCGCCATCGCCCAGGCGCCCCCGCCGCCCGTCGCCGCCGCCGGCTAC GCGGGCTGCCGGGTAGCAGTGACCTTCTTCCTTTACTTCCTGGCCACCAACTACTACTGGATACTGGTGGAGGGGCTGTACCTGCACAGCCTCATCTTCATGGCCTTCTTCTCAGAGAAGAAGTACCTGTGGGGCTTCACGGTCTTCGGCTGGG GTTTGCCTGCTGTCTTCGTGGCCGTATGGGTCGGTGTCAGGGCTACCCTGGCCAACACGGG GTGCTGGGACTTGAGCTCTGGGAACAAGAAGTGGATCATCCAGGTGCCCATCCTGGCCTCCATTGTG CTCAACTTCATCCTCTTCAGCAACATCGTCCGAGTGCTGGCCACCAAGCTGCGGGAGACCAACGCCGGCCGGTGTGACACGCGGCAGCAGTACCG GAAGCTGCTGAAATCCACGCTGGTGCTCATGCCGCTCTTTGGCGTCCACTACATCGTCTTCATGGCCACGCCGTACACCGAGGTCTCAGGGACGCTCTGGCAAGTCCAGATGCACTATGAGATGCTCTTCAACTCCTTCCAG GGCTTTTTTGTCGCCATCATATACTGTTTCTGCAATGGCGAG GTACAGGCCGAGATTAAGAAATCTTGGAGTCGCTGGACACTGGCACTGGACTTCAAGCGCAAGGCACGCAGTGGGAGCAGCAGCTACAGCTACGGCCCGATGGTGTCTCACACAAGTGTGACCAATGTAGGCCCCCGTGCAGGACTCGGCCTGCCCCTCAGCCCTCGCCTGCTACCTGCTGCCACCACCAACGGCCACCCCCAGCTGCCTGGCCATTCCAAGCCGGGGGCCCCAGCCATGGAGACCCTCAAGACCACACCCCCTGCCATGGCTGCTCCCAAGGATGATGGGTTCCTCAACGGCTCCTGCTCAGGCCTGGATGAGGAGGCCTCTGGGCCTGAGCGGCCACCTGCCCTGCTACAGGAAGAGTGGGAGACGGTCATGTGA